In the Methanofollis sp. genome, TCTCACTCGCCCGCTCCCGCAGTACCTTAAAGCGCCCTCAGGCGAAGACCTGCCAGAGCCCGATCTGCCAGAGATTATTCGCGAAGGAGAGCATGTACACCGCGGCGGCGCCGCCGATGCAGTACGTCCCGCTCCCCGCGACGAGAGTGTCGGCGCGGCGGCAGAGGAAAAGTACGAACACGGCGAAGGAAGCTTTCAGGAGCGCGTGCAACGCGGGGCAGAAGACGATGCCGGCCATCACGGGGTTCGCCTCCTGTCCCCCGTTGTCGAGGGCGTAGGTGGTCGTCGCCACGTCGGCGGCGAGGAGAAGGAC is a window encoding:
- a CDS encoding DUF5658 family protein; its protein translation is MSPLFSTRASRLLFLLLVLLLAADVATTTYALDNGGQEANPVMAGIVFCPALHALLKASFAVFVLFLCRRADTLVAGSGTYCIGGAAAVYMLSFANNLWQIGLWQVFA